A window from Sulfoacidibacillus ferrooxidans encodes these proteins:
- a CDS encoding helix-turn-helix domain-containing protein, which translates to MDNELGRKIRILRHKRDLTQQEIAYRTGISTPHISSIERGHRQPSLEYAIRIAEALGVPIGFFCEGTEVTSLPDDTSYGGPSDLPGYLQSFVMRESAQPYLAMALRVSRLEETDYDVLCALIDIMMQRKKLRNLSNETF; encoded by the coding sequence TTGGATAATGAACTTGGACGTAAAATTCGAATACTTAGGCACAAACGAGATCTGACACAGCAGGAAATTGCCTATCGCACTGGAATTTCTACGCCTCATATTAGTTCAATAGAAAGAGGGCACAGGCAACCATCGCTGGAATATGCCATTCGTATTGCGGAAGCATTGGGTGTACCGATTGGATTTTTTTGTGAGGGGACTGAAGTGACAAGTTTACCCGATGACACAAGTTATGGTGGGCCTAGTGATTTACCTGGTTATCTGCAAAGCTTTGTCATGCGAGAATCAGCTCAACCGTATCTTGCGATGGCGTTACGCGTCAGTCGATTAGAAGAGACTGATTATGATGTATTGTGTGCATTGATCGATATCATGATGCAGAGAAAGAAACTGCGAAACTTATCAAATGAAACATTTTAG
- the thiE gene encoding thiamine phosphate synthase translates to MNLYAITGSELLAPGVSIVDSVKAALRGGADVIQLREKQLDGKELVRIGKEIKKVCEDTGALFAVNDRIDVALLCQADMIHLGQDDISIDDARQLVGSDMRIGISTHDVTESRLAKIQGAHYIGLGPVYPTSTKKDAKSVVPSEEIKNIRQAVDIPIVAIGGITLSVVDELIQLGVDALAIVSGIFATDDIEKATQLFRMRIDQAKMRKEMQLK, encoded by the coding sequence GTGAATCTGTATGCTATTACTGGATCGGAACTTCTAGCTCCTGGTGTGTCCATAGTAGACTCAGTGAAGGCAGCTCTGCGGGGCGGAGCGGATGTCATTCAATTGCGTGAAAAACAGCTAGACGGCAAAGAACTTGTCAGGATCGGTAAAGAAATTAAAAAAGTATGCGAAGATACAGGAGCTCTATTTGCCGTTAATGATCGCATTGATGTGGCTCTCTTATGTCAGGCTGATATGATTCATCTTGGTCAAGATGATATTTCTATAGACGATGCAAGACAATTAGTAGGTTCAGACATGCGTATTGGTATATCGACACACGATGTAACAGAGTCACGCCTTGCAAAGATACAGGGTGCTCATTACATTGGACTAGGACCTGTATATCCGACTTCAACAAAAAAAGATGCAAAATCTGTGGTGCCATCTGAAGAAATTAAAAACATCCGACAAGCGGTAGACATTCCTATCGTTGCGATTGGCGGAATTACACTATCAGTTGTAGATGAACTCATTCAATTAGGTGTTGATGCTTTAGCCATTGTAAGTGGTATATTTGCAACAGATGATATTGAGAAAGCAACACAACTTTTTCGTATGCGCATTGATCAAGCCAAGATGCGCAAAGAAATGCAACTCAAGTAG
- a CDS encoding histidinol-phosphatase yields the protein MLTDYHTHTERGPYTVEWLLHFIETARSRGIEEYGVSEHAYRFKQTAHLLDNPWTRERRTEDLDEYYGMILAARQAGHHVKFGIELDYIPGTERELETFIRSYPFDYVIGSVHWLGDFGFDLLEMKSQWVNRDLKKTYDEYFSILQRMVESQLFDFVGHADVIKVFGHEPNDAAFLQDWYERLAESFAHNHSVIEVSTAGLRKPVGKLYPAPQFLSTCYKYDVPIVINSDAHRPEDVGADYDQAIALAKHTGYTKLITFSQRKRVAEPIS from the coding sequence ATGTTAACTGATTATCACACTCATACAGAACGTGGACCATATACTGTCGAATGGTTATTGCATTTTATTGAGACTGCAAGGTCGCGCGGTATTGAAGAATACGGTGTGTCTGAACATGCCTATCGATTTAAACAAACAGCTCATTTATTAGATAATCCATGGACTCGAGAGCGTCGAACAGAAGACTTGGATGAATATTATGGGATGATTCTAGCAGCTCGACAAGCAGGTCATCATGTTAAATTTGGGATTGAGTTGGATTACATACCTGGAACAGAACGTGAATTGGAGACCTTTATTCGTTCTTATCCGTTTGATTACGTCATTGGATCAGTGCATTGGCTAGGTGACTTTGGTTTTGATTTATTGGAAATGAAGTCACAGTGGGTGAATCGCGACCTCAAGAAAACATATGATGAGTATTTTTCTATTTTGCAGCGAATGGTAGAGAGTCAACTATTTGATTTTGTAGGACATGCAGATGTAATAAAAGTTTTTGGACATGAACCTAATGATGCTGCATTTTTACAGGATTGGTATGAACGTTTGGCTGAATCATTTGCACATAATCATTCTGTCATAGAAGTGTCGACTGCAGGTTTGCGTAAACCAGTGGGGAAATTATATCCCGCACCTCAGTTTCTCAGCACTTGTTATAAATATGATGTGCCTATTGTGATTAATTCAGATGCTCATCGACCGGAAGATGTTGGAGCTGATTATGATCAAGCCATTGCTTTAGCTAAACATACAGGATACACAAAACTCATTACATTTTCTCAAAGAAAGCGCGTTGCAGAACCTATCTCCTAA